The genome window ACAAAAAGTGAAAAGAGGTGATGTAATTGGTTATGTTGGGACGACAGGATTGTCGACAGGAGCACATTTACATTACGAAATTCACAAGAATGGAGAACCAGTAGATCCGATTATGTATTTCTACAATGATGTAGATCCAGACGATTTCATTAAAATTTATCAAAACTCTAAAAAATTGTCATTATCTTTGGATTAAACGCTGATAATGAACGTAGACCTGCCTGATAAACTATATTACTCGATTGGCGAAGTTGCCAAAGCCTTTGATGTAAATGCATCGTTGATTCGATTTTGGGAAAAAGAATTTGAAATTATTCAACCCAAAAAGAATAAAAAAGGAAATCGATTATTTACCAAAAATGATATTGATTGTTTCAAGAATATCTATTATTTGGTAAAAATAAAAGGCTATACGTTAGAAGGTGCAAAACAAGCGATTGGTAAAAAAGGAATTGCGACAACAACAGATGAAATAGATGTTGTGAAGCGATTAGAAAATATAAAAGATGAACTCATCAAACTTAAAATGAGTTTTGAGTCGGAAGAAATTTTAGAAAAAGATGAACTGAATTAAGTTCATCTTTTTTGGTTATAAAACTTTTGTTTCAATAAATTTAAAGCCAATTGCAAGTATAAAACTTATAATGATTAGAATCCAGTTTGGTTTTAGTTTAGTTTTTAATTCAAATAGTTTCGAAAAAATTTCAATCACTCTTTCTTTGTCAATAATTAAGATAACAAAGACTAAAACTTGATAAAAAATAGAAGAATTTAGCGCAACAATTTCATAGAAATAATCTTGTAGAATAATATTGATTAAAATTGTAGTTAATAACAAGCATGCAAAAATTCTTGTCCTTCTAAAAAGTAATGTGATTGCACCAATCACTTCAAAAATTCCGATGATTATTGGATACCCTTTGGTAAAACTATAAAAATTCCACATCAATCGATGACCTTCAGAAAGATGATTATTAATGCTGTTATCCATATTTGTGAATTGAGTAGGTTTTACAATTCCATACACAAACATTGATATTGAAACCGTAAATATTGCTGACCAATAAAGTATATAGATTAGTTTTTGTTTCATTTATTTTTTAAAATTATTTAGAATAATCATTACAATTTTTATAATTAATACAATAATAGTGATTGGAAGTAAGAAGAGTAAAATGGAGTATAAACTCCAAAAATCATTTAAAATTTTAAAATATTGTAAAAAAAATAAGCTAATCAAGTAAAGCCAGAATAAAAAAACTAAAATGAGAAGGTTATTTATTTTGAATATTTTTCGTTCAACGAAATAAAAAGTCAAAATAATCAAAAGTGGTATTGCAATAGTATAAACGTAAAACATATTTTAGGTTAATAGTTGGTTATAAGCTACGATGAACTCTTCCAATTGTTGTAAAGTTACTTTATCAATAATTTTTCCTTCCGAATTTACTTTTCCTTTAACACCTTGAATGAGTAAAGTTGTTTCATTATTGAAGTTTGTCATCAACGTTTTCATTATCAATTGCAATTCTTCATGTCCTTTTTCTCCATTTGCAGACGCAGTGATAATTCCTAAAGGTTTTCCATCAAAAATGGTTGTAGAAACGCACCATTCTAATACATTTTTTAATCCACTCGGAATACTAAAAATATATTCGGGCGTACAAATAATTATTCCATCAGCTTTTTCTATTTCAGTTCTAAAACCAAGTATTTCTTGCGGCGTATTTTCGATAGAACGTTCTGGATCAAAATGAGGAAGAGTTTTTAATTCATCAAAAACAGTACATTTGAAATATTGAGATGTAGAAGAAATAAAATTTTCTATGATTTTTTGATTAGATGAATTTTCGCTTGTGCTTCCATTAATGATGAAAATATTTTTCATTTTCGTTGATTTGAACATCTAAAATAGATAATTATTCTTAACTTATCTTAAGAAAATCTTCTGCTAAGATTTCGTAAATTTACAGATTCAAACGAAAACTCAATGTACTTAATATACGATACAGAGACAACTGGTCTTCCGAAAGATTGGAATGCGCCGATTTCTGACTCCGACAACTGGCCGCGTTGTATACAAATCGCTTGGCAATTGCACGATGAAATGGGGCAAATTATTGAACATCAAGATTATTTGGTGCGTCCAGATGGTTTTGATATTCCGTATGATTCTGAACGTATTCACGGAATTTCAACTGATTTAGCAACCGAAAAAGGTGTTCCATTAAAAGAAGTTTTAGATAAATTCAACGAAGCTTTAGGTAAAGCTAAATTTATTGTTGGACAAAATTTAGGTTTCGATATTAACATTATGGGAGCCGAATTTTATCGTCTGAATTATGAAAATAATTTAGCCGAAAAACCTGTTTTGGATACCTGTACCGAGGTGACTGCTGAGTTATTGAAACTTCCTGGAGGTCGTGGAGGTCGTTACAAATTACCAACGTTAACGGAATTGCATCAATATCTTTTTGGTGTTTCGTTTGGCGAAGCGCATAACGCAACTGCCGATGTGGAGGCAACTACGCGTTGTTTTTTCGAGTTGATTCGTAAAGGTATTTTTACAAAAAACGAGTTAGAAGTTGAAGATGAATATTTTGTTCGATTTAATGCAATTAATGAAACAAATATTCAGCCAGTTGGACTAAATCACGTAAATCTTAAAAAAGCTTCACAAGAAATTGCGAAAATTAAAGCCAAAGAAGATGGAGGAGATGAGGTTATTGATATTTCGGAAGAAGTTTTAGCACAATTCGAGAAAGCAAAATTTGCACATTTACATAATCACACACAATTTTCAATTCTTCAATCGACTATTTCTGTAAACGATTTGGTGAGTGCTGCGGCAAAAAATAAAATGACTGCAGTTGCAATTACCGATCATGGAAATATGATGGGAGCTTTTCATTTTAATGCAGAAGTACAAAATCATAATAAAGCTGCAAAAGTAAAGAATGAAGAGTTAATTGCTGACGGAGCAGAACCAACGGAAGTTATCTTAAAACCTATTATTGGTTCCGAATTCTTTGTTTGTGAAAATCATTTAGACAAAACAAAAAAGGATAATGGCTATCAAATTGTAATTTTTGCAAAGAACAAAAATGGTTATCATCATTTAGCAAAAATGGCATCGAAGGCTTATACTGATGGGTTTTACTACGTGCCTCGAATTGATAAAGCGATTATTGAAGAATATAAAGAAGATTTAATTGTTTTGTCTGGAAACTTACAAGGTGAAGTTCCAAACAAAATTTTGAATCTTGGTGAAAAGCAAGCCGAAGAAGCTTTACTTTGGTGGAAAGAGCAGTTTGGTGATGATTTTTACATCGAATTGATGCGCCACGGACAAGAAGATGAAGATCGTGTTAATCAGACTTTGCTTGCGTTTGCGCGTAAACACAATGTAAAAGTTGTTGCGACAAATAATACGTATTATATCAATCAAGACGATTCGAATGCACACGATATTTTGTTGTGTGTGCGCGATGCAGAAAAACAATCAACGCCAATTGGTCGTGGTCGTGGATTCCGTTTTGGTTTGCCAAATCAAGAATATTATTTTAAGTCGGAAGCAGAAATGAAACAATTGTTTCAAGACATTCCCGAAGCAATTATTAATATTCAAGAAATTGTTGATAAAATAGAAGAATACACGCTTTATCGAGATGTATTACTTCCAAAATTTGATATTCCCGAAGAATTTCATCACGCAGAAGATGATGAAGATGGAGGGAAAAGAGGTGAGAATGCTTATTTAAAACATTTAACCTACGAAGGTGCAAAAATTCGTTATCCAGAATTGACAGACGAAATTAAAGAACGTTTGGATTTCGAATTAGCCACAATTGAAAAAACAGGTTATCCTGGTTATTTCTTGATTGTACAAGATTTTATTGCTGCGGCGCGTAAAATGGGCGTATCGGTTGGTCCAGGTCGTGGTTCGGCGGCAGGATCAGCAGTTGCTTATTGTTTATGGATTACCAATTTAGATCCAATTCAGTACGATTTACTTTTTGAGCGATTCCTAAATCCTGATCGTGTATCTATGCCCGATATCGATATCGACTTTGATGACGAAGGTCGATCGTTGGTAATGGATTATGTGATTGATAAATATGGAGCAAATCAAGTAGCGCAAATCATCACTTATGGTACAATGGCGGCGAAATCTTCGATTAAAGATACGGCGCGTGTATTGGATTTACCATTGTTTGATGCGAACCGTGTTGCAGGTTTGATTCCGAATATGAAGTTATCTAAAATCTTCAATTTAGATGAAGCTGCATTAAAAGGAGCCTTAAAACCAGAAGAGTTTGATGCTGTAAGCGAATTAAAACGTTTATCGAATGGAGACGATTTAGCTGCGGAAACTATTCAGCAAGCAAAAATCTTAGAAGGTTCTGTTCGTAACACGGGAATTCACGCGTGTGGGGTAATTATTACGCCAGATGATATTACGAATTTCGTACCTGTAACAACAGCTAAAGATTCAGATTTATATGTAACGCAGTTTGATAACTCGGTTACAGAAAGTGCCGGATTATTGAAGATGGACTTTTTGGGGTTGAAAACCTTAACCTTGATTAAAGATACCATCAAATTAGTAAAAGCGAGAACAGGAATCGAAATCAATCCGGATGAAATTCCGATTGACGACGAAAAAACATATGAGCTTTTCCAGCGTGGCGAAACGGTTGGGGTTTTCCAATACGAGTCACCCGGAATGCAAAAATACATGAAGGATTTACGTCCGACAGTTTTCGCGGATTTAATTGCCATGAATGCCCTTTATCGTCCTGGGCCTATCGAATATATTCCGTCGTTTGTTCGCCGTAAAAATGGTGAAGAACCAATTCAGTACGATTTGGATGCGATGGAAGAATATTTATCAGAAACCTACGGAATTACGGTTTATCAGGAGCAAGTAATGTTGCTTTCGCAAAAATTAGCAGGTTTCTCGAAAGGTGATGCCGACGTTTTGCGTAAAGCAATGGGGAAAAAGCAAAAAGCTGTCTTGGATAAAATGAAACCAAAATTTGTTGCGCAAGCTTCAGAAAAAGGGCATGATCCTAAGATTTTAGAAAAAGTTTGGACAGACTGGGAAGCCTTTGCATCCTATGCCTTCAATAAATCGCACTCGACGTGTTATGCATGGGTAGCGTATCAAACAGCTTATCTGAAAGCACATTATCCAGCAGAATATATGGCGGCTGTTCTTTCAAATAATATGAATGATATCAAGCAAGTGACCTTCTTTATGGAAGAGTGTAAGCGAATGGGATTGGCGGTTCTTGGTCCAGATATCAATGAATCGATTACGAAGTTTAACGTAAACGAAAATTATGAAATTCGTTTTGGAATGGGTGCTGTAAAAGGAGTTGGACATGCTGCGGTAAATTCAATTATATCAGAACGAGAAGAAAATGGACCTTTCAAAGATATTTACGATTTTGTGAAACGTGTCGAATTAAGAACGGTGAACAAAAAAACAATCGAAAATTTAGTTTTGGCTGGAGGTTTTGATTCGTTCGAATTTCATCGTGGACGTTATTTCTTTATCGATAATACAACGACGAATTTGGAGAAATTAATCAAATATGGAGGAAATTATCAGGAGCAAAAAAACTCTTCTCAAACTTCTTTATTTGGTGATTTCGGAGGAGATTCTGTTGTAGAAGATGTGGTTCCGATGTTGCCAGATTGTGAGAAATGGAATATGTTACAACGTTTGTCGAAGGAGAAAGAAGTTGTTGGAATTTATATTTCTTCGCATCCTTTGGATGATTTCAAACATGAGTTGAAAATGGCTTCAAATTGTAGTATTTCTGATATCAATGCGAATGAAGATAATTTTGTCAACAAAGAAGTTTCGATTTGTGGAATGATGTCAAATATTCAACATAGAATTGCCAAAAATGGAAACGAATTTGGTATTTTTACGTTTAGCGATTATACAGATTCGATGGATATCATGGTTTTTGGGAGCGATTATATGAAGTATAGACACTTTATGCAAGAAAATATGTTCTTGAATTTGAAATTGAATATCTCGAAAAAAGAATTCAAAGACAAAGAAGGAAATGTAACACAAGGTCGTGTGTATAAAAACATCACAAATATTTTGTTGTTGAATGAAATTGTGGAAAAGCAAGCCGAAAAAATGACGGTGAAGATTGAAGTTCCAGAATTTTCGGAAGAAACATTTAGCAAATTATCAGATATTATGTTCAAATATCAAGGAGATAAATTATTAAAAATTCAATTAATTGATCCAAAAGATTATTTGAACAATTTGGATTTACCAGCAAGTAAAATCAAAATTAACATTTGTCGAGATTTGTTGAAAGAATTAGATGAATTGCAGGAAATTACATTCAAACTGAATTAATTATTCGTTTCATCTATTCAATAATTGATAGATAATATGAACGAAATTTTTCAAGAATAAAATTTTATGTAGATTTGTAAACTTAAGATTAGATAAAAAAATATAAGATTATGGCATTAGAAGTAACAGACGCATCATTTGCATCAGATATTATAGAGTCAGGAAAACCAGCAATGGTTGATTTTTGGGCTGTTTGGTGTGGTCCTTGTAGAATGGTTGGTCCAGTTGTGGAAGAGCTTGCTACAGAATATCAAGGAAAAGCAGTTATTGGTAAAGTTGATGTAGACA of Empedobacter falsenii contains these proteins:
- a CDS encoding MerR family transcriptional regulator is translated as MNVDLPDKLYYSIGEVAKAFDVNASLIRFWEKEFEIIQPKKNKKGNRLFTKNDIDCFKNIYYLVKIKGYTLEGAKQAIGKKGIATTTDEIDVVKRLENIKDELIKLKMSFESEEILEKDELN
- a CDS encoding NADPH-dependent FMN reductase; the encoded protein is MKNIFIINGSTSENSSNQKIIENFISSTSQYFKCTVFDELKTLPHFDPERSIENTPQEILGFRTEIEKADGIIICTPEYIFSIPSGLKNVLEWCVSTTIFDGKPLGIITASANGEKGHEELQLIMKTLMTNFNNETTLLIQGVKGKVNSEGKIIDKVTLQQLEEFIVAYNQLLT
- the dnaE gene encoding DNA polymerase III subunit alpha; this encodes MYLIYDTETTGLPKDWNAPISDSDNWPRCIQIAWQLHDEMGQIIEHQDYLVRPDGFDIPYDSERIHGISTDLATEKGVPLKEVLDKFNEALGKAKFIVGQNLGFDINIMGAEFYRLNYENNLAEKPVLDTCTEVTAELLKLPGGRGGRYKLPTLTELHQYLFGVSFGEAHNATADVEATTRCFFELIRKGIFTKNELEVEDEYFVRFNAINETNIQPVGLNHVNLKKASQEIAKIKAKEDGGDEVIDISEEVLAQFEKAKFAHLHNHTQFSILQSTISVNDLVSAAAKNKMTAVAITDHGNMMGAFHFNAEVQNHNKAAKVKNEELIADGAEPTEVILKPIIGSEFFVCENHLDKTKKDNGYQIVIFAKNKNGYHHLAKMASKAYTDGFYYVPRIDKAIIEEYKEDLIVLSGNLQGEVPNKILNLGEKQAEEALLWWKEQFGDDFYIELMRHGQEDEDRVNQTLLAFARKHNVKVVATNNTYYINQDDSNAHDILLCVRDAEKQSTPIGRGRGFRFGLPNQEYYFKSEAEMKQLFQDIPEAIINIQEIVDKIEEYTLYRDVLLPKFDIPEEFHHAEDDEDGGKRGENAYLKHLTYEGAKIRYPELTDEIKERLDFELATIEKTGYPGYFLIVQDFIAAARKMGVSVGPGRGSAAGSAVAYCLWITNLDPIQYDLLFERFLNPDRVSMPDIDIDFDDEGRSLVMDYVIDKYGANQVAQIITYGTMAAKSSIKDTARVLDLPLFDANRVAGLIPNMKLSKIFNLDEAALKGALKPEEFDAVSELKRLSNGDDLAAETIQQAKILEGSVRNTGIHACGVIITPDDITNFVPVTTAKDSDLYVTQFDNSVTESAGLLKMDFLGLKTLTLIKDTIKLVKARTGIEINPDEIPIDDEKTYELFQRGETVGVFQYESPGMQKYMKDLRPTVFADLIAMNALYRPGPIEYIPSFVRRKNGEEPIQYDLDAMEEYLSETYGITVYQEQVMLLSQKLAGFSKGDADVLRKAMGKKQKAVLDKMKPKFVAQASEKGHDPKILEKVWTDWEAFASYAFNKSHSTCYAWVAYQTAYLKAHYPAEYMAAVLSNNMNDIKQVTFFMEECKRMGLAVLGPDINESITKFNVNENYEIRFGMGAVKGVGHAAVNSIISEREENGPFKDIYDFVKRVELRTVNKKTIENLVLAGGFDSFEFHRGRYFFIDNTTTNLEKLIKYGGNYQEQKNSSQTSLFGDFGGDSVVEDVVPMLPDCEKWNMLQRLSKEKEVVGIYISSHPLDDFKHELKMASNCSISDINANEDNFVNKEVSICGMMSNIQHRIAKNGNEFGIFTFSDYTDSMDIMVFGSDYMKYRHFMQENMFLNLKLNISKKEFKDKEGNVTQGRVYKNITNILLLNEIVEKQAEKMTVKIEVPEFSEETFSKLSDIMFKYQGDKLLKIQLIDPKDYLNNLDLPASKIKINICRDLLKELDELQEITFKLN
- the trxA gene encoding thioredoxin, translated to MALEVTDASFASDIIESGKPAMVDFWAVWCGPCRMVGPVVEELATEYQGKAVIGKVDVDTNQEVAAKYGIRNIPTILFFKDGEVVDKVVGVVPKEQLVEKLNAIL